A single region of the Silene latifolia isolate original U9 population chromosome 8, ASM4854445v1, whole genome shotgun sequence genome encodes:
- the LOC141596904 gene encoding sugar transporter ERD6-like 6 — protein sequence MSSPSDTEAGDLRKPFLHTGSWYRMGSRQSSMMGSSQVIRDSSISVLACVLIVALGPIQFGFTCGYSSPTQSAITKDLGLTVSEYSWFGSLSNVGAMVGAIASGQISEYIGRKGSLMIAAIPNIIGWLAISFAKDVSFLYMGRLLEGFGVGIISYVVPVYIAEIAPQTMRGALGSVNQLSVTIGIMLAYLLGLFVQWRILAVLGILPCTILIPGLFFIPESPRWLAKMGMMEDFEVSLQVLRGFDTDISLEVNDIKRSVASSSKRSTIRFAQLKQRRYWLPLMIGNGLLILQQLSGINGVLFYSSTIFQEAGVTSSNAAAVGLGAIQVMATVVTTWLADKAGRRILLIVSSAGMTLSLLVVSISFYLKDVVSNDSSWYNVFSILSVVGVVAMVAAFSLGVGAIPWIIMSEILPVNIKGLAGSIATLANWLTAWVVTMTANLLLTWNSGGTFSIYTVVCAFTVAFVVIWVPETKGRTLEEIQWSFR from the exons ATGAGTTCACCATCAGATACAGAAGCAGGCGACCTTCGTAAGCCATTTTTGCATACTGGAAGTTGGTATCGTATGGGTTCTCGTCAATCTAGCATGATGGGTTCTTCTCAAGTCATTCGTGATTCTTCTATTTCTGTTCTTGCTTGTGTTCTTATTGTTGCTCTTGGTCCTATTCAATTTGGTTTTACT TGTGGTTATTCTTCTCCAACTCAATCTGCAATTACTAAAGATCTTGGCCTCACGGTTTCCGAG TACTCCTGGTTCGGCTCTTTATCCAACGTGGGTGCCATGGTTGGCGCAATTGCGAGCGGTCAAATATCTGAGTATATTGGAAGGAAAGGG TCTTTGATGATTGCTGCTATTCCTAACATTATTGGATGGCTGGCTATATCATTTGCCAAA GATGTTTCATTTCTGTATATGGGAAGGCTGTTGGAAGGCTTTGGTGTCGGCATAATTTCTTACGTG GTTCCGGTATATATTGCTGAAATAGCACCTCAGACGATGAGGGGTGCATTGGGTTCAGTAAATCAG CTATCAGTCACAATAGGTATCATGCTGGCATATTTGTTGGGGCTTTTTGTTCAGTGGAGAATACTCGCTGTCTTAG GAATACTGCCGTGCACCATCTTAATACCTGGATTATTCTTCATACCAGAATCTCCTAGATGGCTG GCAAAAATGGGCATGATGGAAGATTTTGAGGTTTCCTTGCAAGTTCTTCGTGGTTTTGATACTGATATATCTCTCGAAGTGAACGACATCAAG AGATCTGTGGCTTCAAGTAGCAAAAGATCTACAATAAGATTTGCACAACTCAAACAAAGAAGATATTGGTTACCTTTGATG ATAGGCAATGGATTACTCATCTTGCAACAACTCAGTGGAATCAATGGTGTCTTGTTCTATTCAAGTACTATCTTTCAAGAGGCAG GGGTTACCTCGAGCAACGCTGCAGCAGTTGGTCTTGGTGCTATCCAG GTTATGGCTACTGTTGTCACTACTTGGTTAGCAGATAAAGCTGGTCGCAGAATTCTCCTAATT GTTTCTTCAGCAGGGATGACGTTGAGCCTCCTAGTGGTATCAATATCCTTCTACTTGAAG GATGTCGTGTCCAATGATTCTTCATGGTATAATGTTTTCAGCATCCTCTCAGTTGTTGGAGTTGTG GCTATGGTGGCTGCTTTCTCATTAGGTGTTGGAGCTATTCCTTGGATTATAATGTCAGAG ATTCTTCCTGTCAACATCAAGGGGCTGGCTGGAAGTATCGCTACACTTGCCAACTGGCTCACGGCATGGGTTGTCACCATGACTGCAAACTTACTGCTGACATGGAATAGTGGAG GTACTTTTTCAATATACACGGTAGTGTGTGCTTTCACTGTGGCATTCGTAGTCATCTGGGTCCCGGAGACAAAGGGGAGGACTCTGGAGGAAATTCAGTGGTCATTTAGATGA